In the genome of Torulaspora globosa chromosome 2, complete sequence, the window TTTCGAACTCCTGGTACTTCAAGTGGAATTTTGCTTTATAAGCAGTATTCGTGTCAACGAGTCGCCTGACATTCGCATTGGACTCATCTAGCTGTTTGACTAGATCTTTGTTTGCCATTGCGAGTTCGGCTTCTCTTTTTTTTGACGCCTTCAAGTCCTCAACAGTAAGTCCTAGagaattcttcaagaggttgCTTTGGCGAAGCACATCATCATTTACCTCCTGAAGTTTTCCACTTTCACTAATGAGCTTCCTGTTGGATTCCTCGAggtcttcaatttttttttgcaACACGAAACTTTCCCTCCTGTAGCGCTCCAAGAACGCTAGCTTTTGCTGACTTTCAACCGTGTACTTTTGTTCCTTTAGTACTCTTGcctccagttctttgatctttatGAGAAGAGGCTTACTgacttctttctgttccTGCAGATTATTTTGACAGCTCTTGAGTTCCTTCCTCAGAGCGTCATTCTCAACCTGCAGCTCATCCGCCATTGACCTGACTTCTAGCAAGTCGAGTTTTATTACTTCCATTTGGACAATGGCTTGTTTCAGatcctgcttcttctcttctgctaAACTTAGATCAATGCGGCTTTTCCTTACCACATCCTCCAAGTTGATCTCTTTTTCCCGCAACTTTTGTCTGAGCTCAGCAACTTCCACATTTAGAGCGTCTTTCTCAAGCTTAAGCGCTTCCATTTCCGTTTTACGCCTTTTTAGTGCTTCATCTCTAACGCGGACTGCTTCCTCGCTCATACGCTTCCAGCAAAGTTGCTGATACTTTAATGCATTTGCAAAACCGGCGGccaaattttcagttgAATGAACCGGCTCATTCTTGTCTAGAACCTCCAAAGGCATGTCACATAGATTGTATAGCCTTCCAATAGCAGCAGAAAGTTCGCTTTCGCCCACCAATTCGAAATCATGATTGGGTGTCACAAACTGATCTttctcattcttcagaattgATTTTCCTGGCAATTTATCTTTTGGAACCTTTGAACCATCCTTAGCAACAATATCACTCCCCTTGAATCGTATTACCCTAGTTGTTCCAAATTGGAGCCTCCTTTCAGAACGCTTCTGCCtgatatcatcaaacaaAGGATTGTAAGGTGGTAATGGAAACACAGGTAGTTTCTGCGAAGAATCAGAATCATCCGATGATGGAGTATCATCATTCGAAGGTGGAGAGTAGTAgtcttctctttgtttaTTGATAATAGCCGCCAGCTCTTTTTTATACTCAACAGTGCGGCGGTTAGCGCCCGTTTTGTTGTAATAAACGATAGCGTCTTCAACGGCAGGATTGAAGTTGGTGATGTCGAAAACATCAGTAATGTAATCGTCTGGCCCATCATATTCTTCGTATTCGGACTCGTCAGTGTCAGAGTCGTCGTACCTGGAGCTGCCGGACTCAGATTCGCGGTTTTCGCAATCCTCAGAATCGGATGCATTTTCTTGCTCACAGAATTCTTCCTGTGCAGTCTGATTGCCTTGATTTTCGTCGGCTAACGATCCCTGTTGCTCAAACATTGTCTGGACGTTTTCATTTTCCGATTCATCTATCCATGGCCATGGAACTTGTTCGTTGAATGATTCAGGGTTCTCTTGCCTTCTTTTGATTGCTTCGTTAAAAGGTGCCCATGGGTCAGAAGCAGATGTATTGTACTTAACCTCGTAAACGGACATTTTTGTAGGAAATTAAGTATTGGATTAATtaaaaagatgaaatagAAAGAATAGTTCGAATGAAGTTTCTTTCTTATCAATCTagaagagagaaaaaaagTGCAACAAATGATTtaacatcaagaaagagagtAGATGGATTTGTGTCCTCCTTTTATATCCCAGTACCTCGATCTATTGGTGACGGAGAAACAAATAGTGACACAGGAACAAAGTGTCACAAAGTTGGATACTGACACCCGGCAATCCGatcgaaaaaaaaaaacaacTGGGAGTTGTTCACAAGAGATAGTTGGTCGATCAGATTGGGATTTCTGATAGCCTATGAGTCTTAATTGTTACGTGATGCAATTGACTTCAACCATGGCAGGCATTAAACACTAGGCTAGTTGTACTGGTATGAAATATGTGTAATATTTCTGAATATAGAAAATACCATACGCTGAGATCTACGGATTTCTAAAATCCACAAGGGAGTATCTCGGTATCTGTTCTTTAAAATTCGCTTTTATACGTTTATCATGTCGAGATGCTGCTTTAAGAAAGGGTAGGCAATAATCTCCACGCCGTCGAATTTTCAGCTAACAGGTATGAGTGTGCATGTTTTGCTTCGGGTTCGCATTACAGAAAATCACATCCTAATATCGATGCGCATATAGGTTAAAGAAGACCCAAGGAGCCTCACCCCGGATGCATACGGCGTGGTGGATCGATGGTATTGTCCCAACGTTGGGATGGGTCAAATGGAAATAAGCACTACCAAATGTGATGTTTACATATAGTATTTTTTTAGTAGTTATTATACAGATATTCAATCAAATAGAATGATTCCGCTGGATCCGGAATATCTCTCTGATTGCTACAGAACTGTGTCTCGATCTGTTTCACCTGGGTTCATAGTTACACGATAGGTGCTTGTTAGCAGCACTACGGATGAACGCGAATAGATAGCGAGGATACTCCGTGTTTAATGACGAACACACGGGCGAATACATCAACATTGGAAAGAGGATAAAATGCGAATACACTTCTAACACGTTAAGCGAGATGCACGACGCGTAAAACTTGACTTAAATAGATAGCTTCACCACCTTCATTGTACATCATGCCCTATCACTTAATAGCATAACCAAGTTGCTTCGATTGGTTTACATGTATAACCTTAGGACTGGAAAAAAGCACAATTACAAGTAACGAAGTAGTAGTGGTGCTACAAGCGGGGGCAGCAACACCAGAAGAATCTCCCTAGTGATAAGATTTCAGGTGATGACCAAAGGCATGAAAACAAGCCCTCGCATAAATATTGACCATATTCGTTCACTATCAAATGGGAGGCAGACTAACCACAGTTCGAAGACAGACGAGGTCGAAGTGAGACAACGTATTAATATTGGTGCTGATAAAGGAACACCGATGGATATTGATCAAAGAGTGTCTCTCCCCCAGGAATCACACCAAAATTTTATCGTTGTAAGTCAAAATCTGTCTGGAATACCAGTACCGGGATTGGGTACGATAACCATCCAACAGATAGTAAAGTTTCCGACTAACAACTTAGCTTACGGCCCAAGACACCATGATATGGCCCCTCAGCCTGAGCGTCTTCATAATCGTATCCCTTCTGATTTAACGGGGAGCAGTGAGGGACGTATAAGTCGAACCGCAACCGATGAGAGTGACAAAGGTGCGGCTCTAAGCTcggagaaagaattcaaAAGCAAATATAAGTTCGGGTTTGACGAATTTTCGATTAATCCTTTCGATAAACCAGATGTTGCATCGGCTACCGAACAAACGTTGTCAGAAAGGGACCAGGAAAAGTTTGAAAGGTGGCTTAAAACATCTCCTTATCGTATTTGGGTTACCAAATACGCTGCACCTGAACCCCACGCCATCTGTAAGTATGGTGACTGCGGACATGTTTTTACATTCAAAGGCAATTCAACCTCCTCCAATATCATCGTACACctcagaagaaatcatAGGCATGATTTTGAGCTATTTGACAGGAAGCTGAAAGGgattcaacttcagcttAGTGACTTTAATGAGTCTCTCTCAATAAATGAGAAGCCATTCGGGTTCAGACTCGAGctgataaacttcttgtGCGCAAATGAGCTCATAATAAACCAATTGAATCTGTTCATTGAGGCCTTTATTCCTTTCAGTACAGCCGAAGCTCCTGCCTTTAGGAAACTTCTGAACTGTCCTGGCGCCAGAGGCCATGATTACATTTCctcgaggaagagattaaTATCCATGATGGAGAAATATGAGGAACAATTTAATCTTCAGATGAGAGATACTCTGGGAAAGTCTTTAAATTTCAATGTTCTTCTATACATGTGGACTTCCTCGAATCAAAAGAGCTATCTGGCCATTCTTGTTTCGTTCTGCCCTAATCTACGCAGAGGCAGAGACAGACTGACTGTGCGAAATGTGACAACCGAGGGAACTCCAAGTGTTCACATTATTGACTTTGTGGATTTAAGCGAAGAAAGCCATACAGGCAGTAATTTGAAGGAGGTTTTACTGAGATCCTTAGGAAAATTCTCGATTGGAAGCAAAATCAGCAGTGTTACTGTTGACAGTGGTTCCAACAACATCTCCATGCTTAGCGAGCTGGATAATGACATTAAAGGCGGGCCAGGAGTTAATAAGGAGGGAGGATTGGTAAAAGTAAGGTGCATGAATCATCTACTAAACCGAGTTTTCCAAGACGTAATGGCTGGATTTGA includes:
- a CDS encoding uncharacterized protein (Rover element); translated protein: MTKGMKTSPRINIDHIRSLSNGRQTNHSSKTDEVEVRQRINIGADKGTPMDIDQRVSLPQESHQNFIVVSQNLSGIPVPGLGTITIQQIVKFPTNNLAYGPRHHDMAPQPERLHNRIPSDLTGSSEGRISRTATDESDKGAALSSEKEFKSKYKFGFDEFSINPFDKPDVASATEQTLSERDQEKFERWLKTSPYRIWVTKYAAPEPHAICKYGDCGHVFTFKGNSTSSNIIVHLRRNHRHDFELFDRKLKGIQLQLSDFNESLSINEKPFGFRLELINFLCANELIINQLNLFIEAFIPFSTAEAPAFRKLLNCPGARGHDYISSRKRLISMMEKYEEQFNLQMRDTLGKSLNFNVLLYMWTSSNQKSYLAILVSFCPNLRRGRDRLTVRNVTTEGTPSVHIIDFVDLSEESHTGSNLKEVLLRSLGKFSIGSKISSVTVDSGSNNISMLSELDNDIKGGPGVNKEGGLVKVRCMNHLLNRVFQDVMAGFEKSESSLLSRIDRLAVILKRNVFIRNKMREFTPKTIPRYNCTQFVSRYRQLSLFLKLRGPLQDFYFENQLDRRFQLTPDDMFLFCYEPSKIDVLKIFLRLTRVFDEYTMLLQDEMLNNLPNGIEYYLQIDGFFKSCKEVKNGSTDNDHLRILGLKKRHLSSVEPSVLTNLLSIVEDAYPKFKKYMNLALTEPGYWVAHLLQPFCKTAMLKSAFEEDFQQQILDLSRRYVDSYLSNFKNRVKENRNHQVPGGSIGPTLDPRSRSYKVCKQLRRHRRKYVNAINSKNEWECYLEEPIQTDISYLDYWIANQDRYPGLFELALSFYYTKLSSAHVERFFSISKTALENRFSLSSTNLKRTMVLRNRLKCFGMGHGLQKISDIPLEQWIQDEETETEITDLYPTGAEDSPLYIPIYSDSDSSEEEE